The genomic interval CACACTTATAATTTTATTAATAGCAGTTAGTCCTAAATACGGATGCATCGGCAAACTCATTACGCGCTTCGCCGCACGTTCCGCAGCAGGCATGCTCCCCTCTTTATATCCCATCCCGGAAAATGCCGGCTGC from Gammaproteobacteria bacterium carries:
- a CDS encoding aminotransferase DegT, with protein sequence QPAFSGMGYKEGSMPAAERAAKRVMSLPMHPYLGLTAINKIISVLMGTCK